The following are encoded in a window of Variovorax paradoxus genomic DNA:
- a CDS encoding LysR family transcriptional regulator — MDVNFRTFDLNLLRVFDEVMAERNLTRAARNLAITQPAVSNSLRRLRELLGDELVRRSGAGVEPTPRAQALWPTVRDALRQLQHTLAPGEFDAGTADTTFLLAMADATAAELMPGLVKIAEEDAPAISLRVLPLTTRDPRRMLEHEEVDMAVGYFPAVIASLAARGQSGVGVPFETQRLYLGQYVCVMRRGHPLAGAPLTLDSYCAARHLLVSFSGRPYGFIDQTLGAMGRERRIAVTVNQFFTAGRVVANSDLLAVLPRHFVSVTGIEEQLVVHDLPFDQPPVHVDAIWHRRAQHGHSHEWLRTALLRSAAAAFAGSVHGQA; from the coding sequence ATGGATGTCAATTTCCGCACATTCGACCTCAACCTGCTGCGCGTCTTCGACGAGGTGATGGCAGAGCGCAACCTCACGCGCGCCGCCCGCAACCTCGCGATCACCCAGCCGGCCGTGAGCAACTCGCTGCGCCGCCTGCGCGAACTGCTGGGCGACGAGCTCGTGCGGCGTTCCGGTGCGGGCGTGGAGCCCACGCCGCGTGCGCAAGCCCTCTGGCCGACCGTGCGCGACGCCTTGCGCCAGTTGCAGCACACGCTGGCGCCCGGTGAATTCGACGCCGGCACCGCCGACACGACCTTCCTGCTGGCCATGGCCGACGCCACGGCCGCCGAACTCATGCCGGGGCTGGTGAAGATTGCAGAAGAAGACGCGCCTGCCATTTCGCTGCGCGTGCTACCGCTGACCACACGCGACCCGCGCCGCATGCTGGAGCACGAAGAGGTCGACATGGCCGTCGGCTACTTTCCAGCGGTGATCGCGAGCCTGGCGGCGCGCGGCCAATCCGGGGTGGGGGTGCCGTTCGAGACCCAGCGGCTCTACCTGGGCCAATATGTATGTGTGATGCGGCGCGGCCATCCCCTGGCGGGGGCGCCGTTGACGCTCGACAGCTATTGCGCGGCGCGTCACCTGCTGGTGAGCTTTTCGGGCCGCCCCTATGGCTTCATCGACCAGACGCTGGGCGCCATGGGGCGCGAGCGGCGGATTGCGGTGACGGTGAACCAGTTCTTCACCGCCGGGCGCGTGGTCGCGAATTCAGACCTGCTGGCGGTCCTGCCGCGCCACTTCGTGAGCGTGACCGGCATCGAGGAGCAACTGGTGGTGCACGACCTGCCGTTCGACCAGCCGCCGGTGCACGTGGATGCCATCTGGCATCGGCGCGCCCAGCACGGGCATTCCCACGAGTGGCTGCGAACGGCGCTGTTGCGCTCGGCGGCCGCGGCGTTCGCGGGCTCGGTTCATGGACAGGCGTGA